In Erigeron canadensis isolate Cc75 chromosome 6, C_canadensis_v1, whole genome shotgun sequence, the following are encoded in one genomic region:
- the LOC122603938 gene encoding transcription factor PRE6-like — protein MSSRRSGGTPRITDEQIVDLVSKLQQLVPELRNRRSNKASASKVLQETCNYVRHLHKEVDDLSDRLSRLLSTIDDDSPQASIIRSLIN, from the exons ATGTCGAGCAGGAGGTCAGGCGGAACTCCAAGGATCACCGATGAGCAGATAGTTGATCTCGTCTCCAAGCTGCAACAACTTGTTCCTGAGCTAAGAAACCGGCGTTCCAACAAG GCATCGGCTTCGAAGGTGTTACAAGAGACATGCAACTACGTGAGACACTTGCACAAGGAGGTTGATGACCTTAGTGATCGTCTCTCCCGGTTATTATCAACCATTGATGACGATAGCCCTCAAGCTTCCATTATTAGGAGTCTAATTAATTGA
- the LOC122603762 gene encoding ABC transporter B family member 19-like, translated as MSETTKQAMPAAAEKKKEQSLPFYQLFSFADKYDYILMIFGSIGAIIHGSSMPFFFLLFGQMVNGFGKNQSDLITMTHEVSKYALYFVYLGLVVCVSSYAEIGCWMYTGERQVSTLRKKYLEAVLKQDVGFYDTDARTGDIVFGISTDTLLVQDAISEKVGNFIHYLSTFLAGLVVGFVSAWKLALLSIAVIPGIAFAGGLYAYTLTGLTSKSRESYANAGIIAEEAIAQVRTVYSYVGETKALNSYSDAIQHTLKLGYKAGMAKGLGLGCTYGIACMSWALVFWYAGVFIRNGQTDGGKAFTAIFSAIVGGMSLGQSFSNLGAFSKGKSAGYKLLEIINQKPTITTNSVDGKCLTEVNGNIEFKEVTFSYPSRPDVIIFRDFSIVFAAGKTVAVVGGSGSGKSTVISLIERFYDPNQGQILLDNVDIKTLQLRWLRDQIGLVNQEPALFATTILENILYGKPDATMADVEAATSAANAHSFITLLPNGYNTQVGERGVQLSGGQKQRIAIARAMLKDPKILLLDEATSALDSGSESIVQEALDRLMIGRTTVVVAHRLSTIRNVDSIAVIQQGQVIETGTHEDLISKPGAYASLIRFQEMAGNRDFSNPSTHRTRSTRLSHSLSTKSLSLRSGSLRNLSYQYSTGADGRIEMISNAETDKKNPAPSGYFLRLLKMNAPEWPYSIMGSVGSILSGFIGPTFAIVMSNMIEVFYYTNPARMESKTKECVFIYVGAGLYAVVAYLIQHYFFSIMGENLTTRVRRMMLAAIMRNEVGWFDEEEHNSSLVAARLATDAADVKSAIAERIAVILQNMTSLLTSFVVAFIVEWRVSLLILGTFPLLVLAYFAQQLSLKGFAGDTAKAHAKTSMIAGEGVSNIRTIAAFNAQDKILSLFSDELRVPQNQSLRRSQYSGMLFGISQLALFASEALILWYGAHLVKDGVSTFSKVIKVFVVLVITANSVAETVSLAPEIIRGGEAIGSVFAVLDRSTRIDPDDPDAEMVETIRGEIELRHVDFSYPSRPDVIIFKDLSLRIRAGQSQALVGASGSGKSSIIALIERFYDPTAGKVMVDGKDIRRLNLRSLRAKIGLVQQEPALFAASIMENIAYAKEEATEAEVIEAARAANVHTFVSGLPQGYNTPVGERGVQLSGGQKQRIAIARAVLKNPTILLLDEATSALDAESECVLQEALERLMRGRTTVLVAHRLSTIRGVDSIGVVQDGRIVEQGSHSELLGRGTDGAYSRLLQLQQHRI; from the exons ATGTCCGAAACAACAAAGCAGGCAATGCCAGCAGCagctgaaaagaaaaaagaacaaaGTCTACCTTTCTACCAATTGTTTTCATTTGCAGATAAATACGATTACATTCTCATGATCTTTGGTAGCATTGGTGCCATTATTCATGGATCTTCCATgccttttttcttccttttgttCGGTCAAATGGTCAACGGTTTCGGTAAAAACCAGTCTGATTTAATCACCATGACTCATGAAGTCTCCAAG TATGCTCTGTATTTCGTATATCTGGGGCTAGTAGTGTGTGTATCATCATATGCAG AAATTGGGTGTTGGATGTATACTGGTGAAAGACAAGTGAGCACATTGAGAAAAAAGTATTTAGAAGCAGTTTTGAAACAAGATGTTGGGTTTTACGACACTGATGCAAGAACAGGAGATATTGTTTTTGGTATTTCAACCGATACTCTTCTTGTTCAAGACGCCATTAGTGAAAAG GTGGGGAACTTTATACATTATCTTTCAACATTTTTGGCTGGATTGGTTGTTGGATTTGTATCAGCTTGGAAGTTAGCTCTTTTAAGCATTGCAGTTATTCCGGGTATTGCATTTGCTGGTGGGTTGTACGCGTATACTCTAACGGGTCTCACGTCCAAGAGCCGCGAATCCTATGCCAATGCTGGCATTATTGCCGAAGAG GCTATTGCACAAGTTAGGACTGTGTACTCGTATGTTGGCGAGACTAAGGCCCTTAACTCGTATTCAGATGCTATCCAACATACCCTCAAGCTCGGTTACAAGGCCGGAATGGCTAAGGGTTTGGGGCTGGGATGTACTTATGGAATTGCTTGCATGTCTTGGGCACTTGTTTTCTGGTATGCGGGTGTATTTATTAGGAATGGGCAGACTGATGGTGGAAAGGCATTTACCGCCATTTTCTCTGCCATTGTTGGTGGCAT GAGTTTAGGTCAATCATTTTCAAATCTTGGAGCTTTTAGCAAAGGCAAATCAGCTGGATACAAGTTGCTAGAAATTATCAACCAAAAACCTACTATAACAACCAACTCTGTAGATGGCAAGTGCCTAACCGAGGTCAATGGAAATATTGAGTTTAAGGAAGTAACTTTCAGTTACCCATCAAGGCCAGATGTCATTATCTTCAGAGATTTCTCCATTGTCTTTGCGGCTGGAAAGACAGTTGCGGTGGTTGGTGGCAGTGGATCAGGGAAAAGCACTGTTATTTCGTTAATCGAGAGGTTTTATGATCCAAATCAAG GGCAAATACTCCTAGACAATGTGGACATCAAGACATTGCAACTTCGATGGTTGCGTGATCAAATTGGTCTTGTGAACCAAGAACCTGCACTTTTTGCCACCACTATCCTTGAAAACATACTTTATGGAAAACCTGATGCAACTATGGCCGATGTGGAAGCTGCTACCTCTGCAGCCAATGCTCATAGCTTCATTACCCTGCTTCCTAATGGCTATAACACTCAG GTGGGGGAAAGAGGAGTTCAGCTATCTGGTGGTCAGAAACAAAGGATTGCAATTGCTAGAGCGATGTTAAAGGACCCAAAGATCCTACTTCTTGATGAGGCAACCAGTGCTCTTGACTCGGGTTCTGAGAGCATCGTGCAAGAAGCTCTTGATCGTCTAATGATTGGCAGGACAACTGTTGTGGTTGCACATCGGCTATCCACCATAAGAAACGTTGACTCGATAGCAGTCATTCAACAAGGACAAGTTATTGAGACTGGGACCCATGAAGATCTAATTTCAAAACCTGGTGCCTATGCTTCCTTAATCAGGTTTCAAGAAATGGCAGGAAACCGAGATTTCTCCAATCCTTCAACCCACCGCACAAGGTCAACAAGACTGAGTCACTCATTGTCAACTAAGTCTCTTAGTCTAAGGTCTGGAAGCTTAAGAAACTTAAGCTATCAGTACAGCACAGGCGCAGATGGTCGTATAGAAATGATCTCAAATGCTGAAACTGATAAGAAAAACCCGGCACCAAGTGGGTACTTTCTCCGTCttttgaaaatgaatgctcCGGAATGGCCTTATTCAATCATGGGATCCGTAGGATCAATTCTTTCTGGATTTATCGGTCCAACATTCGCCATTGTAATGAGCAATATGATTGAGGTCTTTTACTACACTAATCCTGCTAGAATGGAGAGTAAGACCAAAGAGTGTGTTTTCATCTATGTTGGAGCTGGTCTGTATGCTGTAGTAGCATATTTGATACAACATTACTTCTTTAGTATTATGGGTGAAAATCTCACAACAAGAGTAAGAAGAATGATGCTTGCAG CCATAATGAGGAACGAAGTTGGTTGGTTTGACGAAGAAGAACATAACTCAAGCCTAGTTGCAGCCCGGCTAGCCACAGATGCTGCAGACGTGAAGTCTGCAATAGCCGAGAGGATCGCAGTCATACTACAAAACATGACATCTCTACTCACTTCATTTGTAGTTGCATTCATAGTGGAATGGAGGGTGTCCCTTCTCATTCTCGGCACGTTCCCTCTTCTTGTCCTTGCATATTTCGCTCAG CAACTTTCACTCAAAGGATTTGCTGGGGACACAGCCAAGGCACACgcgaaaacaagtatgattgcTGGAGAAGGAGTTAGCAACATTCGAACCATTGCAGCCTTCAATGCCCAAGACAAGATTCTCTCCTTGTTCTCAGACGAACTCCGTGTGCCCCAGAATCAAAGTCTTCGCAGGAGTCAGTATTCGGGCATGTTATTTGGAATTTCCCAACTCGCTCTCTTTGCATCCGAAGCTCTAATCCTTTGGTACGGTGCCCATCTCGTTAAAGACGGCGTATCCACCTTCTCTAAAGTCATCAAAGTGTTTGTGGTCCTAGTTATAACTGCAAACTCAGTAGCTGAGACGGTTAGTCTTGCACCCGAGATTATCAGAGGTGGTGAAGCCATTGGCTCTGTGTTTGCTGTTCTTGATAGGTCAACTCGTATCGACCCAGACGATCCCGATGCTGAGATGGTTGAAACTATTCGAGGCGAGATCGAGCTACGTCATGTGGACTTTTCATACCCTTCAAGACCTGATGTAATCATATTCAAGGATCTTAGTCTTAGAATCCGAGCGGGCCAGAGCCAAGCCCTTGTGGGAGCTAGTGGTTCTGGAAAAAGTTCCATAATTGCATTAATCGAGCGTTTTTATGACCCGACTGCAGGAAAAGTCATGGTTGATGGAAAAGACATCAGAAGGTTAAACTTAAGGTCCCTTCGGGCCAAAATCGGGTTGGTCCAACAAGAACCTGCCCTATTCGCAGCTAGCATAATGGAAAACATCGCTTACGCGAAAGAAGAAGCTACAGAAGCCGAAGTCATCGAAGCAGCACGTGCAGCAAATGTTCATACATTCGTAAGCGGGTTACCTCAAGGGTACAACACACCAGTAGGCGAAAGAGGTGTTCAACTCTCGGGAGGCCAGAAACAAAGAATAGCAATAGCTCGGGCCGTTCTGAAAAACCCAACGATACTCCTACTAGATGAGGCAACTAGTGCTCTAGATGCTGAATCAGAATGCGTGCTTCAAGAAGCACTTGAAAGACTAATGAGAGGCCGAACCACGGTTCTAGTGGCTCATCGATTATCAACCATACGAGGTGTTGATAGTATCGGTGTGGTCCAAGATGGGCGCATCGTGGAACAAGGAAGCCATAGCGAATTGTTAGGCCGAGGAACCGATGGAGCTTACTCAAGGCTGTTGCAGCTTCAACAACATCGCATATGA